AACTACGAATTTATTTTCAGTCCATTAGTTTTTGTTTATAAATACCAGCTATCCAAAAGTTCCTTTCAAAATTCTACACTTCATTACTCCGAAGATTTTCTTAACTTTGCTCCCATTATAGCAGTATATCATGAATAACCATTTTGATAATGATGACGATGTGTTTACAGGCAAAGAGCACACACCCTTAAGAGCTGATGCCTTTGAGAAGACACCCGAAGAAAAAATTGCCATTATAGAGAAACATTTTGCCGAAATTATGCAAACTTTAGGGCTAGATATGACAGATGACTCTCTAAAAGATTCGCCTAAGCGAGTAGCTAAAATGTATGTAAATGAGATTTTTGGTGGACTACTTCCTGAAAACAAACCAGGTATCTCTACTTTTAGCAACAAGTATAAATACAGACAAATGCTCGTTGAAAAAGACATTACAGTCTATTCTTTTTGTGAGCATCATTTTTTACCTATCATTGGTAGAGCTCATGTGGCTTATATCTCTAACGGAGAGGTGATTGGGTTATCCAAAATCAATAGAATTGTAGATTACTACGCCAAACGCCCACAAGTGCAAGAAAGACTCACTATGCAAATAGTAGACGCTCTAAAAGAAGCTCTCGGCACTAATGATGTGGCTTGTATTATTGATGCTAAGCACCTCTGTGTTAATTGTAGAGGTATCAAAGACACGGCTAGTTCTACCATTACAGCGGAACTTAGTGGTATCTTTAGAACTAACCCTATCACTAGGCAAGAGTTTCTGCACTATGTTGGTAGTCATGCAAAACTAGATTAAATCTAATCTTTTCAAAACGAAAAAGATATGCTTAAAATATATAACTCTCTCACAGGAGAAAAAGAGATTTTTAAACCTATTTTAGACCATAATGTAGGCATGTATGTGTGTGGTCCTACGGTATATAGCAATGTACACTTAGGCAATGTGCGTACTTTTATGTCCTTTGATTTTATTTACCGTACTTTAACCTATTTAGGCTACAAAGTGCGTTATGTAAGAAATATTACTGATGCAGGACACCTTACCGATGACGGCGATGTAAACAACGACCGTTTCGTAAAACAGTCAAGGTTAGAGAAACTAGAACCAATGGAAATTGTACAAAAATACACTGTGGATTTCCATAAAGTTTTAGAACTTTTCAATCTACTTCCTCCAACCATTGAGCCTACCGCTACGGGACATATTGTGGAACAAATAGAACTCACACAAAAACTAATAGACAAGGGCTTCGCTTACGAAAGTAAT
This Riemerella anatipestifer DNA region includes the following protein-coding sequences:
- the folE gene encoding GTP cyclohydrolase I FolE, translating into MNNHFDNDDDVFTGKEHTPLRADAFEKTPEEKIAIIEKHFAEIMQTLGLDMTDDSLKDSPKRVAKMYVNEIFGGLLPENKPGISTFSNKYKYRQMLVEKDITVYSFCEHHFLPIIGRAHVAYISNGEVIGLSKINRIVDYYAKRPQVQERLTMQIVDALKEALGTNDVACIIDAKHLCVNCRGIKDTASSTITAELSGIFRTNPITRQEFLHYVGSHAKLD